Proteins encoded in a region of the Candidatus Moanabacter tarae genome:
- the lepB gene encoding Signal peptidase I, translated as MFRKSQKERRLFNQSTNLLRIAERVHDYRRDLMTQEEIESLRGGVERLNEAVRTRSSEKTVPALQFLEKHLRKSGGCLYPRTSWAENVEMLLVASILAIGIRTFFIQPFKIPTNSMYPSFNGLTYKISAEKREPSFPLRMFRMFSYGANQHKFVAPDDGEILVPIFSASKTNAIKSIFPTVKTSARKWLLLPTTLKEATIYVGVTPVRIKMPLEFNFDKVLRERFFPDAPETTNPDAFERWLRIKVQQREIVRRKDLILLKTGEEVKNGNTFLSFDILTGDALFVDRFSYNFIPPKVGDPIVFRTRKINGITEQNNGIPIDKYYIKRLVGIGGDTLAIDDGILYRNGKPIEGAVPFNLNANKTGEYHGYTNRKRLPIGGMDSVPMDNFYAMGDNSDESSDSRIWGSVPNTAVVGKALFIYYPFSKRWGAEL; from the coding sequence ATGTTTAGAAAATCGCAGAAAGAACGACGTCTCTTTAATCAGTCAACAAATCTGCTCCGGATTGCTGAAAGGGTTCATGATTACAGGCGGGACTTAATGACCCAAGAAGAAATCGAAAGCCTACGTGGTGGTGTGGAGAGGCTTAACGAGGCTGTAAGAACACGGTCGAGTGAGAAAACCGTCCCGGCTTTGCAATTTCTCGAGAAGCACTTACGAAAATCAGGAGGCTGTCTCTATCCTCGTACGAGTTGGGCTGAAAATGTTGAGATGCTTCTGGTGGCATCCATTCTCGCGATTGGTATTCGTACCTTCTTTATTCAACCATTCAAAATACCTACAAATTCAATGTATCCTTCTTTCAATGGACTTACCTACAAAATTTCTGCTGAAAAGAGAGAGCCATCATTTCCGCTCCGAATGTTTAGGATGTTTTCTTACGGAGCAAACCAGCATAAATTTGTCGCTCCAGATGATGGAGAAATCCTCGTTCCCATTTTCTCTGCTTCCAAAACAAACGCGATCAAATCAATATTCCCAACTGTAAAAACTTCTGCCCGAAAATGGCTTCTTTTACCAACTACCTTAAAAGAAGCTACTATTTATGTTGGTGTAACACCGGTTAGGATAAAGATGCCTCTCGAATTTAATTTCGATAAGGTTCTTCGAGAACGTTTCTTTCCGGATGCTCCGGAAACTACTAACCCAGATGCCTTTGAACGATGGCTAAGGATAAAAGTGCAGCAGAGGGAAATTGTTAGGAGAAAAGATCTGATTCTCCTCAAAACAGGAGAGGAAGTAAAAAATGGAAATACCTTTTTATCCTTTGATATCCTTACGGGAGATGCCCTTTTCGTTGACCGATTTTCATATAATTTCATCCCTCCCAAAGTTGGAGACCCAATTGTATTTAGAACTCGAAAAATAAATGGAATCACTGAGCAAAATAATGGAATCCCTATCGATAAATATTATATTAAACGCCTGGTAGGGATAGGAGGAGACACCCTTGCAATAGATGATGGGATACTTTACCGAAATGGTAAGCCAATAGAAGGTGCAGTTCCATTCAATCTAAACGCTAATAAAACAGGCGAATACCATGGCTATACAAATCGAAAACGTCTGCCTATCGGAGGAATGGATAGTGTTCCTATGGATAATTTTTATGCTATGGGTGATAATTCTGATGAAAGTTCAGATAGTAGAATTTGGGGTTCCGTCCCGAACACAGCTGTTGTAGGTAAGGCTCTGTTTATATATTATCCATTTTCTAAACGTTGGGGAGCTGAATTGTAA
- the lepA gene encoding Elongation factor 4: protein MISIKNIRNFCIVAHIDHGKTTLSDRLLELTHTVEKREMKNQLLDSMDLERERGITIKSHPVAMNYRLPDGEEYLLNLIDTPGHVDFSYEVSRSLAACEGALLLVDASQGIEAQTVANASQAINQGLAVIPIINKIDLPGADIERTRQQLEDVLAIPGDEALEVSSKEGKGMQETLNAILKRVPEPRWASCEQTRILIFDSFYDPYKGVICYIRVFSGQITPGDRVLMMNLGSEAEIKEVGTFTPQMTSTETLGTGRVGYVVTNIKDVADVNLGDTMTGVINPAKKMLPGYKDVHPMVFSGIYPVDPGDFGKLKTSVGKLRLNDAAFGFQPETSVALGFGFRCGFLGLLHMEIVVERIRREYDLDIISTYPSVILQVRSHNGETIEVQNPINLPEAEKIDEIKEPMVQVSIHAPNKNIGDILNLIMEKRGICDRTETVDSSRVILNATLPLNEILVDFNDRLKSITRGYGSMDYRHAEYRSSDLVRLDIMVNGETVDAFSSIVHRKSAEEKGRVICEKLKDILPRQLFKVAIQAAIGGNVIARETLGSLRKDVTAKCYGGDITRKRKLLERQREGKKKMKQIGDVVIPQEAFMSLLKS from the coding sequence ATGATATCCATAAAGAATATCCGAAATTTCTGTATAGTTGCTCATATAGATCATGGGAAAACTACACTTTCGGATCGACTTCTCGAATTAACCCATACCGTCGAGAAGCGCGAAATGAAGAATCAGTTATTGGATTCCATGGATCTCGAGCGAGAACGAGGTATTACAATTAAAAGCCATCCTGTTGCAATGAACTATAGGTTGCCAGATGGCGAAGAATATTTGCTCAATCTAATCGATACCCCTGGGCATGTGGATTTCTCCTACGAAGTATCAAGAAGTCTTGCGGCTTGTGAAGGAGCGCTTCTTTTAGTGGATGCTTCACAAGGGATTGAGGCGCAAACAGTTGCTAATGCTAGTCAGGCAATTAATCAGGGATTGGCTGTAATTCCAATTATTAATAAAATTGATTTACCGGGTGCAGACATCGAGCGTACTCGCCAGCAGCTTGAGGATGTTCTTGCTATCCCTGGGGATGAAGCACTTGAGGTTAGCTCAAAAGAAGGGAAAGGAATGCAAGAGACGTTGAATGCTATCCTGAAGCGTGTTCCTGAACCGAGATGGGCATCATGTGAGCAAACCAGAATATTGATATTTGATAGTTTCTACGATCCCTACAAAGGAGTTATATGCTACATTAGAGTTTTTTCTGGCCAAATAACCCCTGGCGATCGTGTCCTCATGATGAACCTGGGAAGTGAAGCCGAAATCAAGGAAGTTGGTACCTTTACCCCCCAAATGACTTCTACCGAAACTTTAGGAACTGGTAGGGTAGGCTACGTAGTAACAAACATCAAGGATGTAGCGGATGTAAATCTAGGGGATACAATGACGGGTGTCATAAACCCAGCAAAAAAGATGCTGCCTGGCTATAAAGATGTTCATCCAATGGTATTCAGCGGTATCTACCCGGTCGATCCAGGTGATTTCGGGAAATTAAAAACTAGTGTTGGAAAACTTCGCCTTAACGATGCTGCCTTTGGATTTCAGCCCGAAACTTCAGTTGCCCTAGGCTTTGGATTTCGATGTGGCTTCCTTGGATTGCTCCATATGGAGATAGTAGTGGAGCGAATCCGACGGGAATACGATCTGGATATCATTTCAACCTACCCAAGCGTTATACTTCAAGTCCGTTCTCATAATGGAGAAACTATTGAGGTGCAGAACCCTATTAACCTCCCAGAAGCAGAAAAAATCGATGAAATAAAGGAGCCAATGGTCCAGGTTTCTATTCATGCACCTAACAAAAATATTGGCGACATTCTAAACTTGATTATGGAAAAACGCGGAATCTGCGACCGAACCGAAACCGTAGATTCTTCCCGAGTAATTCTCAATGCTACGCTGCCTCTGAATGAAATTTTAGTCGATTTTAACGATCGACTAAAAAGCATAACCCGCGGTTACGGATCGATGGATTATAGGCATGCAGAATATCGTTCGTCCGACCTTGTGAGATTAGACATAATGGTTAATGGTGAAACAGTAGATGCTTTTTCTTCAATTGTACATCGGAAAAGTGCTGAAGAAAAGGGCCGAGTGATTTGTGAAAAGCTTAAAGATATCTTACCGAGACAGTTGTTTAAAGTAGCAATACAGGCAGCAATTGGTGGCAACGTGATCGCCAGAGAAACCCTTGGATCTTTACGGAAGGATGTTACTGCAAAATGCTACGGGGGAGACATCACTCGAAAACGAAAACTCCTCGAACGCCAAAGGGAGGGAAAGAAGAAAATGAAACAGATAGGTGACGTAGTTATTCCTCAGGAAGCTTTCATGAGCCTGCTCAAATCGTAA
- the pal gene encoding Peptidoglycan-associated lipoprotein, whose protein sequence is MFSVRRFLERVCCISVLATILSGCQVRIPPIPDDTVGGEGSTGNISYVAHSGQYGPDGEILSPRDSKFNTMTGPGSVPVRVLSSVYFELDQASIDPAEREKLRESANLILDNPAWNILIEGHCDWRGTSEYNIGLGDRRANSVKEYLISLGIPSGRVETRSKGDLESTPEGTEEEMSYDRRADLFELQ, encoded by the coding sequence ATGTTTTCAGTGAGGCGTTTTTTAGAAAGGGTTTGTTGTATCTCTGTTTTGGCAACAATTCTCTCGGGGTGCCAAGTGCGAATCCCTCCTATTCCCGATGACACTGTAGGTGGAGAAGGATCGACCGGTAATATTAGCTATGTAGCTCACAGTGGACAATATGGACCGGATGGAGAAATCCTTTCACCTCGGGATTCGAAATTCAATACGATGACTGGCCCCGGATCTGTACCTGTTCGTGTACTTTCATCCGTTTACTTTGAACTTGATCAAGCTTCTATTGATCCTGCAGAACGCGAAAAATTACGTGAGTCTGCAAATCTGATTCTCGATAATCCAGCATGGAATATACTTATTGAAGGACACTGTGACTGGCGTGGAACTTCCGAGTATAATATTGGCTTAGGGGATCGCAGAGCCAATAGCGTCAAGGAGTACCTTATATCCTTGGGGATTCCTTCAGGACGCGTTGAAACAAGATCAAAAGGTGACCTAGAGTCGACACCAGAGGGAACAGAAGAAGAGATGTCCTACGATCGAAGAGCTGATCTTTTCGAACTTCAATAG
- the mnmA gene encoding tRNA-specific 2-thiouridylase MnmA, which produces MSFDKRKAELKKPKLLVAISGGVDSSVAGVLLKEREYNITGAYIRTWMNEYSISANCPWQEELDLARRITQIIGIPFHLVNLIGDYREKVVQYLLDGYSRGFTPNPDVICNREIKFGCFLDYALQNGYNGVATGHYCRKTENDDGTFSLFEGKDKNKDQSYFLALISQYQLSHSVFPLGDLDKKKVRQLARNNMLPNAERKDSQGICFLGKVKINEFLESYIPDNPGEIINISGQKIGTHKGLHRYTLGQRKGIGIPSNTYNESYVVISKNHTQNQLVIGFDRSSSDGLYGRRFRINNLNFLNQPLDNNDKLLSKPRYRDPSTPILFRQTGTAEAEIEFKLPQRALAPGQICALYDGERLVGGGTYY; this is translated from the coding sequence ATGTCCTTTGATAAAAGGAAAGCCGAGTTAAAAAAACCCAAACTGCTCGTTGCGATATCGGGGGGGGTGGATAGTTCCGTGGCAGGTGTTCTCTTGAAGGAGCGAGAATACAATATTACGGGAGCTTACATAAGAACTTGGATGAACGAATATTCTATTTCAGCTAATTGTCCCTGGCAAGAGGAACTAGATTTAGCACGTAGAATAACTCAAATAATCGGAATACCATTCCACCTTGTAAATTTGATTGGCGACTATCGTGAAAAAGTCGTACAATATCTTTTGGATGGCTATAGTAGGGGTTTTACACCCAATCCAGATGTTATATGTAACCGCGAAATAAAGTTCGGTTGCTTCCTAGACTATGCCCTTCAAAATGGCTACAATGGAGTAGCTACTGGGCATTATTGTCGGAAGACCGAAAACGACGATGGGACATTTAGTCTTTTTGAAGGGAAAGATAAAAACAAGGACCAGTCTTACTTTCTGGCCCTTATTTCTCAATATCAACTTAGTCATTCGGTTTTTCCGCTGGGAGATCTTGATAAGAAGAAAGTCCGTCAACTCGCTCGAAACAACATGCTCCCAAATGCAGAACGAAAAGACAGTCAAGGGATTTGCTTTCTCGGAAAAGTTAAAATAAACGAGTTTCTTGAATCGTACATACCCGATAATCCGGGTGAGATTATTAACATCTCTGGCCAGAAAATTGGGACCCATAAAGGTTTACATCGCTACACACTAGGACAACGCAAAGGCATTGGAATTCCTTCCAATACCTACAATGAATCCTATGTAGTAATCTCTAAAAACCATACCCAGAACCAACTAGTTATTGGATTTGATCGATCTTCGTCTGACGGTCTCTATGGAAGGAGATTCCGAATTAATAACTTAAACTTCTTAAATCAGCCCCTCGACAATAATGATAAGCTTTTATCTAAACCTCGCTATCGGGATCCTTCAACCCCTATCCTCTTTCGCCAGACCGGGACTGCAGAAGCAGAAATTGAATTTAAGTTGCCTCAACGAGCATTAGCACCAGGTCAAATATGTGCTTTATATGACGGTGAAAGACTTGTAGGCGGCGGTACATATTATTAA
- the tpiA gene encoding Triosephosphate isomerase translates to MENSVRRSLIVGNWKMHNTSFEAIELFNEINIKVGQFSEVSIAVCPPFTAIESLSRLVKNSNIRLGAQNMHQVVSGAYTGEISAGMLRSLFCSFVIIGHSERRNQFAESDSVINEKVKTALGNNLKPILCVGESFKEREEGKTEELIEHQVKSGLASIHPRSAEKIIIAYEPIWAIGTGKNATPKVAQQIHKRIRNILSRMFSDCIANRIRIIYGGSMKSQNASCLLSQPDIDGGLIGGASLDSREFIRIVEIAVEKTP, encoded by the coding sequence ATGGAGAATAGTGTCCGCAGGAGCCTTATTGTAGGAAATTGGAAGATGCACAATACTTCCTTTGAAGCTATTGAGCTATTTAATGAAATAAATATTAAAGTTGGTCAATTTTCCGAGGTTTCTATTGCCGTTTGCCCGCCCTTTACAGCGATTGAGTCACTTTCTCGCTTAGTCAAAAATTCCAATATCCGCCTGGGTGCTCAAAACATGCATCAGGTTGTTAGTGGCGCCTATACAGGTGAAATATCTGCCGGTATGCTTCGCAGTCTATTTTGTAGCTTCGTCATTATCGGGCATAGCGAACGTCGTAATCAATTTGCTGAAAGCGACTCTGTTATTAACGAAAAAGTGAAAACAGCATTAGGGAATAATCTAAAACCTATTCTCTGTGTAGGTGAGTCTTTTAAAGAAAGAGAAGAGGGTAAAACTGAGGAATTAATTGAACACCAAGTAAAGTCTGGCTTGGCATCCATTCATCCGAGATCAGCCGAAAAGATCATTATTGCCTACGAACCAATCTGGGCTATTGGAACAGGAAAAAATGCAACTCCCAAGGTAGCTCAACAGATCCATAAGAGAATCCGGAATATTCTTAGCCGTATGTTTTCAGACTGTATAGCAAATCGAATTCGTATAATTTACGGTGGGTCTATGAAGTCACAAAACGCGTCTTGTCTTCTCAGCCAGCCAGATATTGATGGAGGCTTAATTGGCGGGGCATCTCTAGATTCCCGTGAATTTATCCGGATCGTCGAAATTGCGGTTGAAAAAACCCCTTAA
- the pgk/tpi gene encoding Bifunctional PGK/TIM, whose product MTRIKTIKDIPLQGKQVFVRVDFNVPMDDDGQIVDDTRISAAIPTIRYLVSQRAKVILASHLGRPKGRSVPELSLRIVAANLAKKLGQPITFIEGCVGTIPFSAAEKMQEGSILLLENLRFHPEEEADDPEFSKELGRFAQVYVNDAFGTAHRAHASTHGIVNHVAEAVAGFLMESELNYLGEKTRNPERPFVAILGGAKVSDKIKVVSTLLKKADSILIGGAMAYTFLLSKGYEVGDSLWEPDQIDVASGAIETAMDQETELLLPLDHVVSRKVNFGKELVGNKILRGSIQKGWIGVDIGPETINSYKSRIQSARTILWNGPLGIFENKKFRNGTLAIAGLIASNTNATSIVGGGDSIKALKSSGYENEITHICTGGGAALEFLEGVELPGVRVLHRID is encoded by the coding sequence GTGACTAGAATAAAAACAATCAAAGATATACCGCTACAAGGGAAGCAAGTATTTGTGCGGGTGGACTTTAATGTACCTATGGATGATGATGGACAAATAGTGGACGATACACGGATTTCTGCAGCTATTCCTACGATCCGCTATCTCGTTAGTCAGAGAGCAAAAGTGATTCTTGCTAGCCATCTTGGTAGGCCTAAGGGAAGGTCAGTACCTGAATTATCTCTTCGGATAGTAGCAGCGAACCTAGCAAAAAAGTTGGGTCAGCCTATAACATTTATAGAAGGGTGCGTGGGAACCATACCATTTTCTGCTGCTGAAAAGATGCAAGAAGGATCAATCCTTCTTTTAGAAAATCTCAGATTTCATCCTGAAGAGGAAGCGGACGATCCGGAATTTAGTAAAGAACTTGGCCGTTTTGCACAGGTATATGTAAATGATGCCTTCGGCACCGCACACCGCGCTCATGCCTCTACTCATGGGATCGTTAATCATGTTGCTGAAGCGGTAGCTGGATTCCTTATGGAAAGTGAGTTGAATTACCTCGGTGAAAAAACGAGGAATCCCGAAAGGCCATTTGTTGCGATCCTAGGCGGGGCCAAAGTCAGCGATAAAATCAAAGTTGTGAGCACACTTCTTAAGAAAGCAGACTCTATTCTGATTGGCGGGGCAATGGCCTATACTTTTCTTCTTAGTAAAGGGTATGAAGTCGGAGACAGTCTTTGGGAGCCAGATCAAATCGATGTAGCATCCGGTGCTATTGAAACGGCAATGGATCAAGAAACAGAGCTGCTCCTTCCTCTTGATCATGTCGTTTCTCGGAAGGTTAACTTTGGAAAAGAATTAGTTGGGAATAAGATCCTTAGGGGTTCGATTCAAAAAGGTTGGATTGGGGTAGATATAGGCCCCGAGACTATTAATTCTTATAAATCACGCATTCAGTCTGCACGAACAATTTTGTGGAATGGGCCTCTTGGTATCTTTGAGAATAAAAAATTCAGAAATGGAACTTTAGCGATTGCTGGACTAATTGCCTCAAACACGAATGCTACATCTATAGTCGGCGGCGGTGATTCGATTAAGGCTTTAAAGAGCAGCGGCTATGAGAATGAAATCACCCATATATGTACAGGAGGAGGTGCTGCTCTTGAATTTCTGGAAGGGGTAGAACTACCAGGAGTGAGGGTGTTGCACAGGATAGATTGA
- the dapB gene encoding 4-hydroxy-tetrahydrodipicolinate reductase, whose amino-acid sequence MSLKVLLNGAKGRMGKTISALANELDFEIVGAMDLGDDPSREMSKCDVAIDFSSHDSIISLIEHTKREQKPMVIGTTGHTEEERNSIVEASKSLSIVWAGNYSIGVNLLFYLTEQAAQILDTSYNPEIVELHHRFKIDSPSGTAEGLREVIGETRGISKKKTRLGRSGITGERPDDEIGMHSLRGGDAVGDHTVNFIGNGERIELTHRASDRRIYAQGAVVAASWVVNREPGIYSMRDVLGMKSA is encoded by the coding sequence ATGTCATTAAAGGTCTTATTGAATGGGGCTAAGGGGAGAATGGGAAAAACAATTTCCGCCCTCGCCAATGAACTCGATTTTGAAATTGTGGGCGCTATGGACTTGGGTGACGATCCCTCTAGAGAAATGTCTAAATGCGATGTTGCGATAGACTTCAGCTCCCATGACTCAATAATTTCCTTAATTGAACATACGAAAAGGGAGCAAAAACCAATGGTTATAGGTACCACTGGTCATACTGAGGAAGAGAGAAATTCAATCGTTGAGGCATCGAAATCTCTTTCCATTGTTTGGGCAGGGAATTACTCTATCGGGGTAAATTTGCTTTTTTACCTTACCGAACAAGCTGCTCAAATCCTTGATACAAGTTACAACCCGGAAATAGTGGAATTACACCATCGTTTTAAAATCGATTCTCCGAGTGGAACCGCAGAAGGGCTTCGGGAAGTGATCGGTGAAACAAGGGGAATTAGTAAAAAAAAGACACGGTTGGGGCGTAGCGGCATTACAGGAGAACGGCCAGATGATGAGATCGGAATGCATTCTCTTCGCGGAGGCGATGCGGTTGGCGACCACACTGTAAATTTTATAGGGAATGGGGAACGGATTGAACTCACCCATAGGGCCTCTGATCGCCGCATTTATGCGCAAGGTGCAGTTGTTGCTGCCAGTTGGGTTGTTAATCGAGAGCCGGGCATTTATTCGATGAGAGATGTTCTGGGAATGAAGTCAGCGTGA
- the ruvA gene encoding Holliday junction ATP-dependent DNA helicase RuvA, producing MIATIKGTLVEANPTIALVEIGGIGYEVHIPLTTMEKLPSPGVQVFLYTHTVYREDSQAIFGFHAKDERDFFRMLIEKVSGIGPKIALRIMSKLSIAMLKSAIISSDVSLLAKCPGIGAKTAERLIIELKDKVSPSIASNSRLPHQGLDATSSTTSRDLMVDAITALSTLGFKFPDADKAIRRASQELGPNATIEELIKQALG from the coding sequence GTGATCGCTACAATTAAGGGAACCCTTGTTGAGGCTAATCCCACGATTGCCCTCGTTGAAATTGGCGGTATAGGATACGAAGTCCACATTCCTTTAACGACGATGGAGAAACTTCCATCTCCCGGCGTACAAGTTTTTCTTTACACTCATACAGTATACCGGGAGGACTCACAGGCGATCTTTGGGTTTCATGCTAAGGACGAACGCGATTTTTTTCGCATGCTTATTGAGAAGGTATCTGGAATTGGGCCGAAGATAGCTCTTAGAATAATGAGTAAACTCTCAATCGCGATGCTTAAATCAGCTATAATTTCTTCCGACGTAAGCCTTCTTGCAAAATGTCCGGGAATAGGTGCGAAAACTGCAGAACGTCTTATTATTGAGCTTAAGGACAAAGTGAGCCCATCCATAGCCTCAAATAGTCGATTGCCCCATCAAGGTTTAGATGCGACAAGTTCTACTACTTCACGTGACCTTATGGTTGATGCCATTACCGCACTATCTACATTAGGATTTAAGTTTCCCGATGCTGATAAGGCTATACGTCGTGCATCTCAAGAACTAGGACCTAATGCTACAATCGAAGAGCTAATTAAACAAGCGCTTGGCTGA
- the rpoE_1 gene encoding ECF RNA polymerase sigma-E factor, which produces MASKTKDIALDKLLVARSKDGDHTAFDALVGRYWDRIYARVLYLLKNREDAEEVTQDAFLRARRGLEKFRGDSSFSTWLFQIATNLAHNKYWYWVRRKRHESIALEQSALDGGDTTLIDMIPAEGEDPRYLSINKEFVDRVSECIGNLNEKHREILTLRTVQDLSYEEISQKLHISVGTVKSRIARARENLREKMGVDFI; this is translated from the coding sequence ATGGCATCGAAAACAAAAGACATTGCCTTGGACAAATTGTTGGTTGCTCGTTCCAAAGATGGGGATCATACAGCATTTGATGCATTGGTGGGAAGGTATTGGGACCGAATATATGCTCGAGTCCTATATTTGCTTAAGAATCGAGAAGATGCTGAGGAAGTTACTCAGGATGCTTTTCTAAGGGCCCGTCGAGGGTTAGAGAAATTTAGAGGTGATTCTTCATTCTCAACATGGCTTTTTCAGATCGCGACCAATCTCGCCCACAACAAGTATTGGTATTGGGTAAGACGTAAACGGCACGAATCAATTGCTCTAGAACAAAGTGCCCTGGATGGTGGAGATACTACTCTTATCGACATGATACCTGCTGAAGGAGAGGATCCAAGATATTTATCAATTAACAAAGAATTTGTCGATCGAGTATCCGAATGTATAGGAAATTTAAATGAAAAACATCGAGAAATTCTCACATTGCGAACAGTCCAAGATCTTTCATACGAGGAAATATCTCAGAAACTTCATATCAGCGTAGGTACTGTAAAAAGTCGAATTGCGAGAGCAAGGGAAAATCTACGTGAGAAAATGGGGGTAGATTTCATATGA
- the yceM_1 gene encoding Putative oxidoreductase YceM, whose product MIRVAIIGSGNIGKRHAECYQNNPNSHVIAFCDCIIDRAKDAARTYNCPSFSSVADLLGSGLEFDAASICTSGQENGSHHYSPTIELLNAGKAILGEKPISNNIDEAIQMVALAQKKKIRYGINLNHRFTPAAQLARQWIDDGRIGEMNSIQMRMWINNKNETSEHFHMRALHPHSLDVMRYFAGKVKKVNAFFKKGKGRKIWSNVHLNLQFENNTIGHLYGSYDGGGPSSPWGLETCEIIGSEARIIIEEACEKLIFSPRFSFEQETYEHLGGMGSFEETFQSRLDAWVADLSNKTLPEQVNAKAEDALDVQRVIEAAIQSWSNGSVVHL is encoded by the coding sequence ATGATTCGAGTAGCAATTATTGGTTCAGGAAATATAGGTAAAAGACATGCTGAATGTTATCAAAATAATCCCAATAGTCATGTAATTGCATTCTGTGACTGTATTATTGATCGAGCCAAGGATGCGGCACGTACATATAATTGCCCTTCCTTTTCCTCCGTGGCTGATCTTCTTGGCTCAGGTTTGGAATTCGACGCAGCGAGTATTTGCACCTCCGGACAGGAAAATGGTAGCCACCACTATTCTCCAACAATTGAGTTACTCAATGCCGGAAAGGCCATCTTAGGTGAAAAGCCTATTTCAAATAATATTGATGAAGCAATACAGATGGTTGCTCTTGCACAGAAGAAGAAGATTCGTTATGGCATCAATTTAAATCACCGCTTTACTCCAGCTGCACAACTAGCGCGGCAATGGATCGATGATGGACGCATTGGAGAAATGAATTCCATCCAAATGCGGATGTGGATCAATAATAAGAACGAGACAAGTGAACATTTCCACATGCGTGCCCTGCATCCCCATTCTCTTGACGTAATGCGTTATTTCGCTGGCAAAGTAAAAAAAGTGAATGCTTTTTTTAAGAAGGGAAAAGGAAGGAAAATCTGGTCAAACGTTCATCTTAATCTTCAATTTGAAAATAATACTATCGGTCATTTATATGGGAGTTACGACGGAGGCGGACCTAGTTCTCCATGGGGTCTTGAGACTTGTGAAATCATAGGATCTGAGGCCCGGATTATTATCGAAGAAGCATGTGAGAAATTAATCTTTAGTCCACGGTTTTCATTCGAACAGGAAACCTACGAACATCTAGGAGGAATGGGAAGTTTTGAAGAAACCTTTCAATCGAGGCTCGATGCTTGGGTGGCTGATCTAAGTAACAAAACTCTACCTGAACAAGTAAATGCTAAAGCGGAAGATGCCCTTGATGTACAACGTGTTATTGAGGCTGCGATTCAAAGTTGGTCTAATGGGTCCGTAGTCCACTTGTAG
- the dapA_3 gene encoding 4-hydroxy-tetrahydrodipicolinate synthase, translating into MSTVQFSGTYTALVTPMCNGSVSFKDFENLIEYQISDGIDGIVVVGTTGESPTLSHQEHCDIVSFSIDKVAGRIPVIAGTGSNSTKEAVSLTQHAHEAGVDGMLQVAPYYNKPSQEGLISHFSAVAEVTDKPIVLYSIPSRCGIEIGVKTVERLRSLYPNINVIKEAGGSCDRVSELVSSMGEDITVLSGDDSLTLPFISAGAKGVISVASNLIVKDLVNMCRSALNGDLKPATQIHLRYFDLFRTIFIEPNPVPIKAALENAKIILSREVRLPLCEMTQDNSRRLQQVLDNLEISSN; encoded by the coding sequence ATGAGCACAGTTCAATTTTCAGGTACCTACACAGCGCTAGTGACGCCAATGTGCAATGGATCGGTCTCATTTAAAGACTTCGAAAATCTAATTGAATATCAGATCTCGGATGGAATCGACGGTATTGTAGTGGTAGGAACCACCGGTGAATCTCCCACGCTTAGCCACCAAGAGCATTGCGACATTGTAAGTTTTTCAATCGACAAAGTAGCCGGAAGAATCCCTGTGATAGCAGGAACGGGATCAAACTCCACGAAAGAAGCAGTCTCTCTGACGCAACACGCTCACGAGGCTGGAGTAGATGGCATGCTACAAGTAGCACCATACTACAATAAACCGAGTCAAGAAGGCTTAATAAGCCATTTCAGTGCTGTAGCCGAGGTTACGGACAAGCCGATCGTACTCTATTCCATACCTTCTCGGTGCGGGATAGAGATTGGGGTAAAGACAGTTGAGAGATTGCGCTCCCTATATCCTAATATTAATGTAATTAAAGAAGCTGGTGGGAGTTGTGACCGTGTATCGGAGTTGGTTTCTTCCATGGGTGAAGATATCACAGTTCTCAGTGGCGACGATAGCCTTACCCTGCCATTTATATCTGCTGGAGCCAAGGGTGTAATTAGTGTCGCATCAAATCTCATCGTCAAAGACCTTGTTAATATGTGCCGATCTGCACTCAATGGAGATTTAAAACCTGCAACCCAGATCCATCTTCGGTACTTCGATCTTTTCCGTACAATTTTCATCGAGCCAAACCCAGTCCCGATCAAGGCTGCTCTCGAGAATGCGAAAATTATTCTCTCTAGGGAAGTACGTTTACCCCTATGCGAAATGACACAAGATAACTCACGCCGCCTCCAGCAAGTCCTTGATAATCTTGAAATCAGTTCCAATTAG